A window of the Euzebya pacifica genome harbors these coding sequences:
- a CDS encoding DUF2510 domain-containing protein, protein MPPAGWFPDPANQRAMRWWDGQAWTDHVADVRLGPDHPPPKPRASGGRIALVVVGSIVAWLLVSAAIIGLLFGACVALLSGATPQ, encoded by the coding sequence ATGCCACCGGCCGGATGGTTCCCCGACCCTGCCAACCAACGCGCGATGCGGTGGTGGGACGGGCAGGCATGGACCGACCACGTCGCTGACGTCCGGCTGGGTCCCGACCATCCACCTCCCAAGCCGCGGGCCAGCGGCGGCCGGATCGCCCTCGTCGTCGTGGGGTCCATCGTTGCGTGGCTGCTGGTCTCCGCGGCGATAATCGGCCTGCTGTTCGGTGCGTGCGTGGCGCTGCTGTCCGGGGCGACGCCGCAGTGA